The segment TTCTCGGCAACTTTGGTTATAAGAGAAGCGATTATTTTCATCTGCTCTTCTTTCATTCCTCTTGTTGTAATCGCAGGTGTGCCGATGCGAAGGCCATTTGGATTAAACGGTTTTGCCGGGTCGCCGGGGATTGTATTGTAATTCGTTTCTATTCTCGCCCTGTCGAGAGCCTTTGCGAGTTTCTTGCCGGGAATGCCTTTGCTGCGAAGGTCGATAAGTATAAGATGATTATCTGTACCGCCGCTGAACAAAGTGAAACCTTTTTCCATAAGAGATTCTGAAAGAACTTTTGCGTTTTTGATAATCTGCTTTGCGTAAGCGACGAACTCTGCGGTATCGGCTTCATGAAGAGCAACCGCAAGAGCGCTTATCGTGTGCATGTGCGGGCCGCCCTGCAGTCCCGGAAACACAGCTTTGTCAATCGCTTCGGCCAGCGATGCTTTACACATAAGCATTCCGCCGCGAGGACCGCGTAAAGTTTTGTGGGTTGTCGTGGAAACAATATCGGCATAAGGCACAGGACTTTGATGAAGCCCTGCCACTACAAGGCCACTGATGTGCGCTATGTCGCTTAAATGATATGCTCCGACATTTTTTGCGATTTCGCCGAATGTTTTGAAATCTATTTTTCGCGGATACGCACTTGCACCGGTGATGATAATTTTCGGTTTGTGTTTTTTGGCGAGGTCTTCGATTTTATTGAAATCGAACTGCCCTGTCTGTGGGTCAACTTCATAACTTACCGAATTAAAAACTTTGCTGGTGAAGTTGACTTTCCAGCCATGACTCAAATGACCGCCGAAAGGAAGCGCAAGACCCATAATCGTATCACCCACTGCGGCAACGGCGCTGTATGCCGCGAAATTCGCGACTGCGCCGGAATGAGACTGAACATTTACATGGTCGGCCTTGAAAAGTTTCTTCGCCCTTTCGATGGCGATTGACTCTACAAGGTCGGTTATCTGCTGACCTTCATAATAGCGTTTGCCCGGATAACCTTCGGCGTATTTATTTGTTAAACAGCTTCCGGTAGCTGCCATAACTGCTTTAGAGACATAGTTTTCCGATGGAATCAGGCGTATGCAGGCACTTTGGCGGGCACCTTCCTGACGCAGCAATTCATACATTTGAGGGTCATATTGTTCAAGTGCAGTAATCATATAAATAACTCCATTTCAAAAAAAGTAATATGCCGAAAAGTTTAACAGAACATCGGGCAGAGGTCTAATAATTTTTGTTTGCCCCTGTCATAAACAAAACATTATTTACCTTTAATTCATCACTGAACCCGTGTTTGCTCCGGACCAATGCAGGACCTCTTGAGTCCGCCTAAATCGATTATGATTTTATCGAATACCATACCGGTATCAATCATCCAGAGTTTCAGCGTATGTTTTCCCGGTTTGTCTATATAATGTTTTGTAATATTTTCAGAAACGTTTCGCCGGACATTTTCAGCCCATTGGGTGCTATTCGCAGCATGGCCGATATCTATACCCTGACACGGCTCCTGGTCAATGGAAACTCCATAAAACGTCCCTCTGAAATTGTTAATCGCAAAAACAGGCAGAACAAAGGAATGTATCTCAACGATGCCGCTATTATATATATAAATATCGTATTCAAGATGCGGTGACTGCTCAGACCGGGGGCTTATCGGAGAGGCCGTTACCGGCAGCATTGTAACCGATTTCCCGGTTACTCCGAGGCCATTGATAGTTGCCCAGGAAATACCGTTTGATTCTACTTTTCGACTATAGTTTGCAGCGTAAATAGAAATGACCCCATCGTTCTCAACGAATGTACCTTTTAATTCTTCTTTGGCCGGTGAGGCGGGATTAAAGCAATTCACGAAAACTGTTTCTTCGCTGCCTGCGCCCTGAATCCGGATTGCACCTCTCAGATTCTCCTGCTTCGGAACAGCGGACCAGTCAATGCTTACGAAAATACGCTCTTCAGTCGCAACATCTCCTTCGGACCTGCTCAATTTAATCCACTTCTGATCCGGCACGGCTTTCCAGTTGAATGGCGTTTTCCCTTTATTAAAAATCTCGATGAAATATTTGCTGTCACTAATGGGATTAAAACAAGGCAATACATAAGTATAGTCGATTCCCCTGTTCGGTGTAAAGTTCTGTACAAAAATACCCATCTTGCTTTCCTGGGGAACCTCAATAGTTTCAAGCGGAGGCATATTATAATAGACAGATATTCTGGTCTGCTCCCAGGCCATCATATGTTTCCATTTTCCATCGAGCAGTTCATTGTATTGTTTTGTAATATCCTTGATTTTGTCGTAGCAGTACCTGGCCTGTTCTGCAATATCATTTGTGCCGCTTCTGCCCTGCCCTGCATACCATCTGTTTTTCTGGGCCAGCAGAATCTTGCGATTCATATAATTACCTGCGACAACCGGATAATAGACCAATTGAAAACAAGCAGGCTTTAAACGGGCCGGCATTTTTTCGTAGAGCTGTGTCGCCTTATCGCTGATAGCTGCAAATCGCTCAAGCCGTCTTTCCGCTTCACGATAATTGATAAAGCTGTATTCGGTATCTTCCCATCGCGCCACATTAGAGTGAAAACCAAATTCGCTGCCGAACCCCATAAACTCCGGCTTCCTCTCATATCCGAGAGCATAAAATTCTTTCATAATAGCTGTCATCTCATCGGAGTATTCCCTGCCGAAAACCGACCCCAGCCATGACGAAAGATGCGATGAAATATTGCTGTGGTCCACCATATTAACATCCCACGCCAAATCGAGAAAGAAGCTTGTACCATATTCGGCCGGCTTGATATCCCCGACATTAACTATCCATATGCGCCGAGAATCAAAACTGTAGGCTTTCGTCATCTCCTCCCACATTAGAGCAGGCGCAGTTGAAAACAGCCACAGGTAATCGTGAGGGTTGCCAAGATAGGAAAAATGATAATAGACCCCGCTGCCGCCTGGGCGTTTGCTCTCCAGCGGATTGCTTAAACGACGGATATATCCGAAATTATCATCCACCCATATTAACGCAACATCTTCGGGAACCTTAAGTCCGTTATCGTAAAGCGTCAGAACTTCTTTATATGGAATAAACACCTGTGGGATTTCTGTAATTTTTTTGTCTATGTGTGCGGTTAAAATTTTTCTCTCATCGGCAAAGACCTTCTCCATCAAAACAATTTTTTCTTCCAAACTCAGATTGCCGATAATTCCACTATCGTGAATGCCGCGTATGCCGATGGTGTACAAATTTTCAAATTGGCCGTTTTCTGAAACGCGCTTATCCAATGCCTTGCAGATATTTTCTTTGTTCGTATCATACCGCCACTCCCCCATCGCTGCTGTATCCCACTCTGAAGCATTATTAAACAACAACGGCTCGCAATGGGCCGAACCCATAACGATCGCATAATCATCGGCGACTTTTTTATTATCCGGATAATAATTAAATGGTTTCGTACAGCTATGCATCGCAGGCCAGCAGTGGTTTGCCTTCAATCTCAACAGAAGCTCAAAAATTTTCTCATAAGTTCTGGGACCTATGTCTCCAAGATTAGGGTCAAATGTTTTCGATGCCCAGGGCTTCAATCCCCAATCTTCATCATTGAGAAATATTCCGCGATACCGTACCGAAGGAGGCCCTTCGGTATAAAATCCTTTTTTGATTATCAGGTTTTCTTTTTTATCGACAGGAACATCTGCCCACCAATACCAGGGAGATACTCCTATTTGCTTGGACAACTCAAAAATGCCGTAAGCGGTCCCCCGCCGATCGCTGCCGAAAATAATTAACGCTGAATCGATATTTGGAAAAGGCTTTTCAACAATTGCCAAACCGTAAGTTTCCCATCGCCCCGCGATGCCGGCCGTATTGATTTTCCCTTCTTTGATTAACTTGTCTATTAGATTGTTATGCCCGATAGTTCCTGCAATCACAGCG is part of the Phycisphaerae bacterium genome and harbors:
- the glyA gene encoding serine hydroxymethyltransferase, translating into MITALEQYDPQMYELLRQEGARQSACIRLIPSENYVSKAVMAATGSCLTNKYAEGYPGKRYYEGQQITDLVESIAIERAKKLFKADHVNVQSHSGAVANFAAYSAVAAVGDTIMGLALPFGGHLSHGWKVNFTSKVFNSVSYEVDPQTGQFDFNKIEDLAKKHKPKIIITGASAYPRKIDFKTFGEIAKNVGAYHLSDIAHISGLVVAGLHQSPVPYADIVSTTTHKTLRGPRGGMLMCKASLAEAIDKAVFPGLQGGPHMHTISALAVALHEADTAEFVAYAKQIIKNAKVLSESLMEKGFTLFSGGTDNHLILIDLRSKGIPGKKLAKALDRARIETNYNTIPGDPAKPFNPNGLRIGTPAITTRGMKEEQMKIIASLITKVAENIDNEEVIAQVGRESLLLCSQFRVPEHFIIPPKSLF
- a CDS encoding glycosyl hydrolase 115 family protein, with protein sequence MKMTKAAAFFLLASCCFLNAKAADFVKQEYQQGDFKLVYNKISAGICYDQNDYKVVEISASYLAEDIKNVTGVMPAVCTDLGQIKGIAVIAGTIGHNNLIDKLIKEGKINTAGIAGRWETYGLAIVEKPFPNIDSALIIFGSDRRGTAYGIFELSKQIGVSPWYWWADVPVDKKENLIIKKGFYTEGPPSVRYRGIFLNDEDWGLKPWASKTFDPNLGDIGPRTYEKIFELLLRLKANHCWPAMHSCTKPFNYYPDNKKVADDYAIVMGSAHCEPLLFNNASEWDTAAMGEWRYDTNKENICKALDKRVSENGQFENLYTIGIRGIHDSGIIGNLSLEEKIVLMEKVFADERKILTAHIDKKITEIPQVFIPYKEVLTLYDNGLKVPEDVALIWVDDNFGYIRRLSNPLESKRPGGSGVYYHFSYLGNPHDYLWLFSTAPALMWEEMTKAYSFDSRRIWIVNVGDIKPAEYGTSFFLDLAWDVNMVDHSNISSHLSSWLGSVFGREYSDEMTAIMKEFYALGYERKPEFMGFGSEFGFHSNVARWEDTEYSFINYREAERRLERFAAISDKATQLYEKMPARLKPACFQLVYYPVVAGNYMNRKILLAQKNRWYAGQGRSGTNDIAEQARYCYDKIKDITKQYNELLDGKWKHMMAWEQTRISVYYNMPPLETIEVPQESKMGIFVQNFTPNRGIDYTYVLPCFNPISDSKYFIEIFNKGKTPFNWKAVPDQKWIKLSRSEGDVATEERIFVSIDWSAVPKQENLRGAIRIQGAGSEETVFVNCFNPASPAKEELKGTFVENDGVISIYAANYSRKVESNGISWATINGLGVTGKSVTMLPVTASPISPRSEQSPHLEYDIYIYNSGIVEIHSFVLPVFAINNFRGTFYGVSIDQEPCQGIDIGHAANSTQWAENVRRNVSENITKHYIDKPGKHTLKLWMIDTGMVFDKIIIDLGGLKRSCIGPEQTRVQ